A genome region from Chryseobacterium sp. G0186 includes the following:
- a CDS encoding BamA/TamA family outer membrane protein → MSNTFHTYCKYLLVSGLASAVVSCSNTRFLKENQLLYTGATVKIENDTISKKEKKELQTALEGKLTPKPNSTFLGMRPKLYFYNIAKEPKKDKGFNYWLKYKMGEKPVLLGDVDREFNKDIIENYSENKGYFNARATYDTVSKNKKAHVIYTVKPGARYLIDGVKFQKDSTLINQEIQNSAHKTFLKNGNPFDLDVIKSERERIDNSLKERGFYYFHPDNIIVQADSTVNKNHKVELNVKLKDNTPNLSTQQFSIDKVIVFPNYNIQDVKDGKYSIPMDKDSLGKYAFDDIYVIDPQHKFKPKIFDRALYFKKGDLYNRSNHNLTLNRLISLGVFKFVKNEFVTSDSLQHKFDTYYLLTPRQIQSLRLEALGRTNSANYAGSELNLNWTHRNFFRGAEQFKASIYGAFDFQMGGAQDANNIFRAGTNVQLSIPRIVAPFRFHSSSEFVPRTNITLGYEFQNRTKYYTLNNFTASFGYLWKENARKEHELKVIDITLVSPQKVTAAYDSISKINPAMARIVQRQLIFGPTYSYTYTNTMLPKKNTFYYKGTLDLAGNITGLVTGANVKEGKEKKIFGIPFSQYAKIENDFRFYHKFTEKSSLATRFIGGIAYPYGNSEFVPFSKQFFSGGSNSIRAFRARTLGPGSFDPRTIQEGTYFDQSGDIKLELNAEYRANLYKFLNAAVFVDTGNIWLLDSDPLRPGAKFSKDFLNEIAVGAGVGLRLDFSILILRLDLAMPLRVPYYEKGSRWAFDKINFGDPSWRKDNLVLNIAIGYPF, encoded by the coding sequence CTTACCCCAAAGCCCAATTCTACTTTTTTAGGAATGCGTCCTAAGCTGTATTTCTACAATATTGCCAAGGAACCTAAGAAAGATAAAGGGTTCAACTACTGGCTTAAATATAAAATGGGTGAAAAACCTGTATTGCTAGGAGATGTAGACCGTGAATTCAATAAGGATATTATTGAAAACTATTCCGAAAACAAAGGCTACTTCAATGCAAGAGCAACTTATGATACGGTTTCCAAGAATAAAAAAGCCCACGTTATTTATACGGTAAAACCAGGTGCCAGATACCTTATTGACGGAGTAAAATTTCAGAAAGATTCTACTCTCATTAATCAGGAAATTCAAAACTCTGCTCATAAAACCTTTCTTAAAAATGGTAACCCATTTGATCTTGATGTCATTAAATCAGAAAGAGAAAGAATTGATAACAGTTTAAAGGAAAGAGGATTTTATTATTTCCATCCTGACAATATTATTGTACAGGCAGACAGTACTGTCAATAAAAATCATAAGGTAGAGCTGAATGTAAAGCTTAAGGATAACACTCCGAATTTATCAACTCAACAGTTTAGTATTGATAAGGTTATTGTATTTCCCAACTATAATATTCAGGATGTAAAAGACGGGAAGTATTCTATCCCAATGGACAAGGATTCTCTTGGTAAGTATGCTTTTGATGATATTTACGTCATTGATCCGCAGCATAAATTCAAACCGAAGATTTTCGACAGGGCTTTGTACTTTAAAAAAGGTGATCTTTATAACCGTTCGAACCATAATCTCACGTTGAACCGATTGATCAGCCTGGGAGTCTTCAAGTTTGTGAAAAATGAATTTGTGACCTCAGATTCTTTACAACATAAATTTGATACCTATTATTTATTAACCCCAAGACAAATCCAGTCATTACGCCTTGAAGCATTAGGAAGAACCAATTCTGCCAATTACGCCGGTAGTGAGCTTAATCTTAACTGGACCCATAGAAATTTCTTCCGTGGTGCAGAACAGTTTAAAGCATCTATTTACGGTGCATTCGACTTTCAGATGGGAGGCGCTCAGGATGCCAATAATATTTTCCGTGCAGGAACAAATGTTCAGCTTTCCATACCGAGGATTGTTGCCCCATTTCGTTTCCACTCTTCCAGTGAATTTGTGCCACGAACCAATATTACATTGGGGTATGAATTCCAAAACAGAACAAAATATTATACTCTTAATAACTTCACGGCCTCATTCGGATATTTATGGAAAGAGAATGCCCGAAAAGAACATGAGCTGAAAGTGATTGACATCACCTTGGTCTCCCCACAGAAAGTTACAGCCGCCTATGACTCAATATCCAAAATAAATCCGGCAATGGCACGAATTGTCCAGAGGCAACTTATTTTTGGACCTACTTATTCCTATACTTACACCAACACGATGCTCCCGAAAAAGAATACCTTTTATTATAAAGGTACCCTTGATCTGGCAGGAAATATTACAGGACTGGTAACCGGAGCCAATGTAAAAGAGGGTAAAGAAAAAAAGATTTTTGGAATCCCTTTCAGTCAATATGCTAAGATTGAAAATGATTTCAGATTCTATCATAAGTTCACAGAAAAATCCTCATTGGCTACAAGGTTTATTGGTGGAATTGCTTATCCATATGGAAACTCAGAATTCGTTCCTTTTTCCAAGCAATTTTTCTCAGGAGGAAGCAACAGTATCAGGGCATTTCGTGCAAGAACATTAGGACCGGGAAGTTTTGACCCAAGAACTATACAAGAAGGTACTTATTTTGACCAATCCGGAGATATTAAATTAGAATTAAATGCGGAATATCGTGCTAATCTTTACAAGTTTTTAAATGCTGCGGTCTTTGTAGATACCGGAAACATCTGGCTTCTTGATAGTGATCCACTCAGACCCGGAGCTAAATTTTCAAAAGATTTTCTGAACGAAATTGCCGTAGGAGCGGGAGTAGGTTTAAGGCTTGATTTTTCTATTTTGATTTTAAGATTAGACTTAGCCATGCCTTTGAGAGTACCTTACTATGAAAAGGGAAGCAGATGGGCCTTCGATAAGATCAATTTCGGAGATCCAAGCTGGAGAAAAGACAATCTTGTTTTGAATATTGCCATTGGATATCCTTTTTAA
- a CDS encoding YihY/virulence factor BrkB family protein translates to MMNNIKFFWEVLKETFTEWNSSSASKDSASLAYYAIFSIPGLLIIIIWVLGNFFGEEAIRGQISTQISGIMGPDVAKSIEGMLAGALIDKKNIFMKAVGVGALVFGSTTLFFQLQHTLNSLWDVESAPKKALIKFLLDRANSLGMILILGFLLMITMILSSLISLFNTIITQYFGFETYLLVEVVNFSIGFGLVMLLFALMFKVLPDVQITWKSVWRGAFLTTTLFTLGKFLLSLYFNQVKPTSAFGAAGTVILIMMWINYSCMLIFFGAKFTKVYTYKKGYKVILSKHARWNAAKLYADSLKQMNGENN, encoded by the coding sequence ATGATGAATAATATAAAATTTTTCTGGGAGGTTCTTAAGGAAACATTTACAGAATGGAACAGTTCTTCCGCATCAAAAGATTCGGCAAGTCTGGCTTATTATGCTATTTTTTCCATCCCGGGATTATTAATTATTATCATCTGGGTGCTTGGTAATTTCTTTGGTGAAGAAGCCATCCGGGGGCAGATCAGCACTCAGATCAGCGGTATCATGGGGCCTGATGTAGCAAAAAGCATTGAAGGGATGCTTGCCGGTGCCCTGATTGACAAGAAAAATATTTTTATGAAAGCTGTGGGGGTAGGAGCCTTGGTTTTTGGTTCCACTACTCTCTTCTTTCAACTTCAACATACATTGAACTCGCTTTGGGACGTAGAATCTGCTCCTAAAAAAGCTTTAATTAAATTTTTACTGGACAGGGCCAACTCTCTTGGGATGATCCTTATTCTCGGCTTTTTACTGATGATTACGATGATTCTATCTTCATTAATCAGCCTTTTTAATACCATCATTACCCAATATTTTGGATTTGAAACCTACTTACTCGTTGAGGTTGTCAATTTTTCCATTGGATTTGGGCTTGTTATGTTGCTATTTGCCTTAATGTTTAAAGTTCTTCCGGATGTTCAGATCACCTGGAAATCTGTTTGGCGAGGTGCTTTTTTAACAACTACCTTATTTACACTGGGAAAGTTTTTACTGAGTCTTTATTTCAATCAGGTTAAACCTACTTCAGCTTTTGGCGCTGCCGGAACGGTAATTTTGATTATGATGTGGATTAATTATTCCTGCATGCTGATTTTTTTCGGAGCTAAATTTACCAAGGTATATACTTATAAAAAAGGATATAAGGTAATTCTTTCCAAACATGCCAGATGGAATGCTGCGAAGCTATATGCAGATAGCCTGAAACAAATGAATGGTGAGAATAATTGA